A segment of the Dermacentor andersoni chromosome 5, qqDerAnde1_hic_scaffold, whole genome shotgun sequence genome:
CAACAATCCCCACAGGCTTTCGAGATACTTGCGCCCCCATTCAGGTGTGTCACCTGCATGCTATATAGAAGAAAAAATGACTCGAGCGAAGAAATTCAacaactttcttctttttcagttTTCCCTGCAGATAATGACTTACGTACCTCCTTTTCTTGTCCTCCTAAAACCATTGATTTATTAAATATAACCAATGCCGGCGTTCTTGATCTATAGCTTAATCTCGATATAAAAGGCAAATGAGACAGATATTATCCCGAATGAGTTTTTAAAAGCGTATGCAGAATGGTGTGGTCAATACCTTTCCATTATATACCACAAATCAATCGCGTCTGCATTGTgagtggcgctctgtcccgttgttctctcttgtgtgctgtgtgtgtttTTTGGCGCCTTAAAAGTTTAGTATAATAGTCACATTACTGTATGGATTAAAAACTTCTTATCGCATCGAACACAGTATGTTATTGCTGATAGCACTACTTCTGTGTCTGTAACTGTCTCCTCCAgagttcctcaagggtcagtGTTGGGCCCATTGCTATTTTTAATCTTTATTAACCCCAAAACTGGTAACATTGATTGTGACATTTAGCTCTCCGCGGATGACTGTATTATTCATAAAGGAATTGTGAGTTACGCAGactgccaccagtgtcagcggcgacaacacacaAGGGAGCAGCACATCGAGCCttctcgtagccgctcgccatgaCCTCTTGTAGGAGGAGTGAttcccgtcacacacgctggtaccgtggACTGACCTCAGCATCTGATGCCATGGACGAGCGTCGCCCTCCCCACTTCACGCCACCCTACACCCTCCCCTCGGAAGCACAGATGAGATCGCCCATGAGGCTGCATAAGCCGTGgtggcaactcagcgcatgcgcaagccgtctctcctccgctcctcctccactttcctcttcACGAGCCCTTCTTTCACCTaacgctgcgctctgcgttcgctcggttacgaggtacaaCGCCGCCGACGGTCAactcaggaacgggcgcctaagagctgcgctttaaaagaaAGTGACCACGTTGAGGATGGGATCCTCTGCCCCACAGCTACTGCTACCGCTTTGTAGTCTGTAGCGAAACGCGCTAACCACTGCACCACTGTTGCATTGCGGCCCCTTTACAGCAGGCGACAGTGCTGAATTTCTTCGAGGCTGTGCACGTGGTTGGGCTCTGCCTGGTGGGCGATTCACTAGATGGAGCATGATAGGAGTGGCGCCAATGTCGGCTCTGTGGAGTCTTCACCGTCCGACGTTGAGTTGCTCGCGTCTACATTatgaggcgacacaacgaaccaTGGCCGGAAGCGCCAGTTCACTGCCGGTCAAGTGCGAGAACATTGCAACTCAGCGAGCTGCTGCAGCGAATGAACGTTCACCACCCAAGTCCCCGACAACGCCAAAGGCAGAGCGAGCTGCAGCGGCTGCAGCGGCTGcagcgagccccccccccccccccccatgtcccCGACATTGCGCTGAAAGATGGTGTCATCACAGAAAGAACACTCAACACAATGTGATTGGAACACTACTTTAATTAGATCTGCGAAAGAACCATAGCTGAGATATCGTGGTGTGACCGGTTTGTCGTCTTGAGCTGTTGCGACCCCATATGCCGCAACATTACTCTCGGAAACATAACGCAGCAGCACTAAACTCAGCAACATTTCGCAGCGACACTAAACTCAGCGACATAACTCAGTGACAAGTAATTCTCTCGCATTTGCACATCGTATGAATTGCGTAGGCGCCCcaatagcttttctttctttcttgaaatctTGTTTGCAGCACACCTTCTATTCTGTTTATTCTATTCTATGTCGATTCTGAATACGTTGCCATGTTAGCACTtctagggtgcgatcttgtacgcgttccaaaatagaacggaggcggttcgttctttacatcacgaaataggcggtatgttccgttccgttcgtccgatagcagacgacacggaatgattgacagcagatatcacgtcacaattgacgtcatggcgttcggcacggttcaaattgacgaatcgtatttggctcggtggaacgaaccgcctccgttctattttggaacgcgtacaagatcgcacccctagtGTTCCAATGCCGCCTGAAGCTGGAGCCAAAAAAAGCCTTTCTGTGCATCGCCCGGGCTATCCAAGGGCAACTGGACGTAGGTGCGTGACTTGACGTAATACTCGACCACGTCGCCCATCTCAGACTCGTCTACGTCGTTTTTCTTTATCAACACAATACCGTAATGGCGATCGCTTTCGGAGAGGCGGTGGTGTGCCAGACTCAGCTCGAACATGCACCACCGGCTGCGACAGAACTCGCGGCTCAACACAAAAACCGATGTGCGACTCAGCGCTATGGCGCGGCAGATGTTTTCAACAATCGGGAGGCCCGGAATGAAGTCTCGCTCGGCCACGCAGAGCCGGAAATGCATGGGAGGTGACTCTAGCCGCGGAATAAGCACGTCCCGAACCAAGTCGGCGTCCGAGGTGTGGTAGGACAAGAAACCATCCCAGATGAAGCGGTCAGAGTGTCTTTGCCTTCGATATCCTTTGATGGATACCTTGAGGTACAGCAGGCCGTACATACAGTACCAGCGGTTCCGGTAAAGAACGTAGGCCAGCATGGTCATGCTCATGAAGGAAAGGATCACAGGGACACCGTAGGTCCTATAGTGGTCAAGCGGGCTGCATTTGTCTTCTGGCCAGGTCACGTATCGGACGTCCTTCCCGTATTGCTCCAGGGGTTGCGCACATAAAAAACAGTTGTTGCACATGTCTGGGTGCATTTGCAAAACAGAACGAAGGTTTTTCAGCTGGCAGCTGGAGCAGTCCCAGGGATTGTAACTGACGTTCACATGGTCGATGTGATACAAGTCACGCCGCATGTCGTCGTCTATCCGGGAGAGCACGTTGTCCGCCAAGTTCAGGTCTTTCAATTTACGCATGTGAATAAAGAGTGGCGGCCTCCACAGTCGTAACTGGTTCCCTGCGAGGTTAAGCTCCTGTATAGCGAAATTGTTCATGGAATCAAACTGCACTTCATCGATCTCGTTCTGGGCGACTGCTAGTGTGCGGAGAGAGATGAGATTAGATAATACGTGTGAGCCTTGCAAATAGGTAATACCGTTATTGTTCATATTCAGATAGACTAGGCGTTTAAGACCCTTTAGGTTTTCTCCGTGAAGCCACTTAATATCGTTTCGAGAGATTGACAGAACTTCTAGTTGTTCCAAGCACTCGAACGGTGACCCATGGATATTTGTCAGGCGGCACCTGTCCAAGAAGACTTCCTTCAGCATCGGGAATCCGCAGAAGGCGCGATTTGGTAACGTGGTAAGGTTGGTGCCACTAATTATTAGCCGTAGCGCAGTGCTATTCCACGGGCACTTTCCAGGACAAAACCCGAAGGTGGCGTTACGAGGCACGTCCGTGTCGCTCATGTCGAGTGTGTCAAGCTGCTTCAACAGAAAGATCGCTTCTGGAATGCCTGAAAGCATTGTGCTGACGAATGAAATATTTTTCAGATCTCTGCTCAGGTCGAAAGCAAACGGATGAACTTCTTTAATAGGCGCCTGGAAGAACTCCAGGCTCTCAAGGCCCTTGACGCGTGGTATCTCGTTAAAACCGATGCGCTCAAAGTTACACTTGTGGAAGACAACACGCTTGATGGGTGTGAGGGCTACAATCCTGAACAGTGCAATGGGGATCATCTTGACCGTGTCAGTGAACGTAACGTTCGCCGCCTCCGTCATAGTAAAGCGGAGATTCCAGTATTTGACGAACGCCGGTATGTCAGGTTTTGAACTGAAATTGTGGTGGTAGCGGTCGACAAAGCCGTAGATGTCAAAGCTGCAGCTTCCGTCTGCCAGCCTACCAATGGGCACAGCGGCAGCTAATGGCGGGCCTCTGTTGAATGTGGTGCTGAAAGTCATCTGTCGAATGTAGATTAGCATAGAGTAGACGCTGAATGGTCCGAAGTGCCTATGCTCGGCCGTCAAGAAGTGGTCGTAATTCTTGGCCAACGCCTGCGGGAAGTCATCCCACTTCTTAAGCTTGACTGCGCGCAGCGATAAGCACGCAGGACCGTCCTCTGGAGTCATATTGACTACGGGCTTGTCCGACACGAGAAGCTGTTCCATCGTCAGTACCTCGGGATCTGCGGGGATGAACTCTTGCAGGGGCGGTGACACAACGAGGATGTTGCAAAGAGCGTTAAGGTGCCCGTCTTCAATGGTCACCTTGCAGTGCCGGAATCGCGTCAGCAGTGTGCTTTGTCCCGTGATTTCGTGGCACCCATGGCGCAAGACATGGCAATCGACGCTTGTTGCAATCCACAGAAGCACTACGGCGATTCTTGTACCCATCGGTACCTGCAACCAGATAGTTGGGAAATAATCAGCCACATTATTGTGCAATGATGTCGCACCATAAAATGGATACCACCTCATCATCTGCCAATTAACGCGAGGCTTACAGAACAAAAATACTTGCTGCGCAACTCGTACGAACATTGCTTTCCCAATTTCTATTTCCATTTGCAGTCCCATAAtccaaaaaaaagaatgtgatgcGTTTATAATTGCGAAACGTAAACAGCACAGAAAGGCAATGAACGAGGAACGTAAATTTTTCGTCGCGCTATTTGGCCTATACTCACAGTCAGATAATTATCCTCCTTCCTCGCTGTTTTTGACTAATAGGGAGTTTTATATTTTGCGTACGCAAAGTTAGTGGACGCAAAGCGCCAGGCTTACAAAACAACCTCAAAGGAGCACAACAGAACGCAAGTCGGGCCTGGCGCTTTCCAGAATAAAAAGTCTTTCCGTACCCAGACCCATTTGCGAGATCTAAAGCTCCTCATAATGAATGCGTCCTTCGTTGTTTTGCGTACGTTGCAAAAGTTAGGCGACGGCAGCGCTTGTGTTAGGCATACGCGTATCACTCTTTTGTATAGGAGACATCAgtgttaaagcgaagctttctttgtctgctCCGTCCCCCACCTACACGGGTTCGGTGTGGCTGCTGCTGGATAGGACGGTATGGTCGCCGGAAGTGCTTGTGGATGATGATTatgagaataataataataataataataataataataataataataataataataataataatattaataataataataataataataataataataataataatttattgctTGGATACAATGAAAAAGGACTAGAATCAGCTAAAGTAGATGCTTGGACGAGTTCATGCTACATACATGGAATTTAAAACAGCGCAAAAGACGGAACAACAGTAAAAGAAGCGCCGTGTCTAATTGCTTCCTTTACTGGTGTTCCGTCTTTCGCGCTATTTTAAATTCCAAGAAACAGGCCTGTCAAAGTCGCATTGGGTTTGGTGACAGTGTCTGTCAGGCAGCAACAAAGGTAGGGCAATGATTTCAAACGATAATGTAAAATACTAACAAATAAGAAAGCAAACTGGCAAAGAATAGCTGCTATACTAATATACATTTGATGGTTATAATTTGAAGGTTATATGTACGTCGAATGCAAACTTCAGCAAACAGGACTATATTAGACCTGTGTGCTGCCCGTCCGAATAATGCCAGTAAGTGCACGTCTGGTGCTGCGTAAATAAAAAAACGAATTCCTGCGTAACACTTGTATACATAGCAGTGTAATGTAAGCGCATACGTATCTATAAAGCACTGATACCACAATGGAATAGCGCATTGTGCTCCACGGCTTCGCTGATTTGCTTGATTTCGTTAATAAATgttttttcactctctctctatctctctgatTTTGCCATTAGGTGTTTGCCGCTGGACGTGTGTCAAGTCTTAGCCAATCCCTTAGAATGGCTGTGTCATTCGGGCACAAGAGGTACAAACATAGCCGTTCGTTTTCAGGGTTTTTATTTAATAAAGGGGTAAACTTCGGGTGTTACTCTTAAAGTGAAAGGCCTGGAAGATGCCTGGCTTCCAAAAGTTAAGGATTAGAAATTTTGGCAAATTATATCACAAGCAATTGTCTCTTTTTCGGCCACAAACCCATTTAAAGAAGCGAAATCACTTACAGGAACTTGCAATGAAAAAGAGAGAGCTGCTCGCTAGTCATATGAACGAAATTCTTGTTTGGCAGGCGTTATTTACACTCTTTagagaaacaactaaaagaaaaatCATGAATCATAccactccgtgaaggtggttgcccagcgaagctgtttagcacacgacacggaggtggcCCACAATTTTGAGCAaaagtacgaactcatttattgtcttgatgggggGTTAGCGtcacgaaaggtacgcacactcgtTCATTGTCTTGGTCGGTGGTCCTTATTTccctcgcaactgcaatcacattctttgataatgtcaaatcgatgcacgtacgccgctgggtggtccggatcggtgtggcattgcaagggatatgtctgcaacacggaacgcgtaaaccactcccctttcggtaccgacacatccacattgaaatcaccgacaacaagAGGGGTAGTGCCaccgcagctaattcacgcaaagtgagtcgCTTAATGTCAACAAAAGTTCCTTCAATGTGTTTCCATTGGATGTACCGGTCAATATCTCTCTCCGATACCGTCAGGCAATAATTTCGCAAGTTGACGTTATCAAATATCTAGGTGTAATATGCGACGAAGAACTCAGCTGGCGAAATCACATTGATCATGATAAATCTATGGCGGCACGCGGTGCTGCCATGATAAGCAAACATGGCCGACATCACTCTGGGCTACGCAGGGAAACTCTAATAAAGGTTTATCGCATGTACGTTTGATGGACACTCGAATTTGGGTGCGTGCTATTCTCTTGTAGACAGCATACAAAATTAACCCCCTGGTTCTTCTAGAGCGGGAGGCTCTCCGGAATCGTCTTGGTTTACCAAAATTTATTGCTAACGATGTTTTATATAAAGAAGCACGACTGCCTACTCTTCCCTGCTGATTCTGCATTCTAACAGTAAAGTCGTATTTAAACATCTGTGAATCTTCTTTGAGACGATCACAATTTGTATTTATATGTGAAATGAGAGCATTTTTCGATTAGCATTGGTCCCGCTTACATACCCCTCAAGTTTTTTCGTACAAGCTGAGCTAAATCCACTAAACGTTAACATACGCGAGATAATTTGTCTAGACAAGCACTCGCCTAATGTAAAGATTGAATTTGATTATATATTTCCATCACATTCGAAGCTCCTGCCCATACATATTTAAATGGCATGCTACAATATCATTTAACGCAATTTGGAACAGATCATGTGATCGCGACTGATGCGTCAATGAGTGAGGCAAAAGCGGGTGTGGGCTTTTTCTCCGAGTTCCTATCCTGGTCATATGCATTACGCCTACCCGATTTGACACCCATATTTCTGACTTAACTATCAGCCGTTATCCTAGCTCTTCGAAAACTTCCTCCAAATTCTTCAAAAGCGGTTATAGTATATGCACATTACTCACGTCATCTTCAGACACCTAATATAGCCAATACATTTGTATCATTAATCCCCTCAAACTTAAGCCTGGTGCGGTTGGTATGGGTTCCAGGCCATCGTGGTATAGCCTTCAATGAAATGGCAGACACGCTTGCAAGGATGTGTCTTTATGGACAAGCTATGTCCGCTATGGCTACTTCGTCTCATGTCACTGCGGCTACGTTTAGAAAACTCTTTTCCAAGGCTCTAAAAAACTGAACATCCAAACGTAAGAATTTAACCATTTGTCGTTTTCATGGGACAATAAATGGTATGGTATGCTATGAAGAGCTTTATTTAGGTCCTATGGGATCAGTCTGGCATTTTCGCACACGTAAATTAGAAATCTCCACTACAGAACTACGATGCCGCATCCCACTATTAAATTTTTACTACACAGGTCTGGCCTGGCACCATCTATTCTATTCGAACCGTCTACACACCGGCACCGTCTACACACCGGCACCGTCTACACAATTTGTTTGTATTGATGATTGCTATTCAAACCACCTGCCGGTCACTTCAGGCGTCCCACAGGGAAGCGTCCTCGGACCTCTCCTCTTTTTGatatatatcaatgacattactAACGTTATAACTACCCCTGTTCAAATTagattatttgcagatgactgcgttttatTTCACCAAATTACTTGCCAAGATGATCAAGTTTTACTAAACTCCAATCTTCAGAACATACATACATGGTGTAATAAATGGGACATGAAGCTAAATTTAGAGAAAACAGTATACATGACGATAACTAACAAAAAGGCTTCCTTCTCATTTCCTTACAATATTTCATCTCACCTTCTGACCGAAGTCAGCGAGTACAAGTATCTAGGAGTTACAATAACGAAAAACCTTAGCTGGAATAAACATGTATCCAACGTATGCTCCTCAGCCTTTCGTAAACTCTGCTTTCTTAGACATAAACTAAAACTTGCCCCACCTGAACTTAAAAAATTAacctacttttcaataataaggcCATCACTAGAATATGCGTGCACCGTCTGGGATCCCTACACTAAACGTAACATCGAGGCCCTTGAAATGATTCAACGCAAAGCcatacgttttattttttcaaagtatCGTGTAACTGACTCACCAACGACCCTCATGCGAACTCACGGTATTGAAACATTACAGCTGCGCCGG
Coding sequences within it:
- the LOC126532257 gene encoding toll-like receptor 2, translated to MGLQMEIEIGKAMFVRVAQQVFLFCKPRVNWQMMRWYPFYGATSLHNNVADYFPTIWLQVPMGTRIAVVLLWIATSVDCHVLRHGCHEITGQSTLLTRFRHCKVTIEDGHLNALCNILVVSPPLQEFIPADPEVLTMEQLLVSDKPVVNMTPEDGPACLSLRAVKLKKWDDFPQALAKNYDHFLTAEHRHFGPFSVYSMLIYIRQMTFSTTFNRGPPLAAAVPIGRLADGSCSFDIYGFVDRYHHNFSSKPDIPAFVKYWNLRFTMTEAANVTFTDTVKMIPIALFRIVALTPIKRVVFHKCNFERIGFNEIPRVKGLESLEFFQAPIKEVHPFAFDLSRDLKNISFVSTMLSGIPEAIFLLKQLDTLDMSDTDVPRNATFGFCPGKCPWNSTALRLIISGTNLTTLPNRAFCGFPMLKEVFLDRCRLTNIHGSPFECLEQLEVLSISRNDIKWLHGENLKGLKRLVYLNMNNNGITYLQGSHVLSNLISLRTLAVAQNEIDEVQFDSMNNFAIQELNLAGNQLRLWRPPLFIHMRKLKDLNLADNVLSRIDDDMRRDLYHIDHVNVSYNPWDCSSCQLKNLRSVLQMHPDMCNNCFLCAQPLEQYGKDVRYVTWPEDKCSPLDHYRTYGVPVILSFMSMTMLAYVLYRNRWYCMYGLLYLKVSIKGYRRQRHSDRFIWDGFLSYHTSDADLVRDVLIPRLESPPMHFRLCVAERDFIPGLPIVENICRAIALSRTSVFVLSREFCRSRWCMFELSLAHHRLSESDRHYGIVLIKKNDVDESEMGDVVEYYVKSRTYVQLPLDSPGDAQKGFFWLQLQAALEH